CTATGAATAATCAAAGCTCGTACAGTAATCATATGCAATTACATATAAAGATATAACAAATTAATAGACTGTTAGACCTATTTTTCCCAAACTATTTCTGTCCATTTTCTTCAATTCTATAAAATCCAATAATGGACCAAATGAACCTTTTTTTCATAAAAAAAACACCTCTATATAAGAGATGTAAAATATTCTCAAGTATGACTGATAAAATTATTTTCTCAAAATGATAGACTGCAAATGAAAAGGTCCAAACCTCCTTTTTCTAAAATCTAAATAATTTACTTAATAAGTATCGCTGGATATCCTTTTGCTTTCAACTCTTCGACCAAGCCCTTTGCATTTTTGATATCTGCAAATGCCCCCACTTGGACGCGATATATTACGTTAGTTGATGGATTCTTTACTAGACCATACTGAGCAGCAATCCCCTCCACCACTGCTTTCGCAGCTTTTTTCTGGTACTGCGTTGTCCTCATTTTCATAGCTTCATTATGGTTAGTCATAAAGGCGAATTCGATTAATATTGCGGTCATCTTGGTTTCTCTTACTATCTGAAAATTAGCTGCTTTAACTCCACGATTTTTAAACCCTAATTCTCTCACTAAATTGACTTGTATCTTTTCAGCGAGTGCAGCTG
This genomic stretch from Neobacillus niacini harbors:
- a CDS encoding N-acetylmuramoyl-L-alanine amidase, producing MLKISHAAGHARITPGKQSPDGYKEWQVTSEIVKLVMIELENYEGVSQKRIDDPTGESDVPLNKRCELINTWGANVHIDYHLNAYGSGWNDASGTETYLYTTWPKESAALAEKIQVNLVRELGFKNRGVKAANFQIVRETKMTAILIEFAFMTNHNEAMKMRTTQYQKKAAKAVVEGIAAQYGLVKNPSTNVIYRVQVGAFADIKNAKGLVEELKAKGYPAILIK